The Natronoglycomyces albus genome has a segment encoding these proteins:
- a CDS encoding prolyl oligopeptidase family serine peptidase → MTTELPYGSWPSPITVDMVAEGDGRPGFLGMVGSEVWWTVPRPSEGGRRALVRRDATGDTKTVVPAPWNVRNRVHEYGGQPWAGHARPTGGPLLVFTHYDDQRLYVFEPDLGGQPRPLTPDPAIAAGLRWCDMVIRPELGEVWAVLEEFTSPKPTDLRRLIVAIPLDGSAAADRSAIRELTDDTDRFTTGPRLNHDSSRAAWISWNHPDMPWDATELKVAEVSDKGVFANIRTVAGGGDESISQAQWAPDGTLVYASDRTGWWNLYRLDEDTGKAVNLYEDEREYAGPLWSIGMRWFEILQDGRIATIHGKGEGKLGILDPATGTIENIEGPWTEWAPTLAAHRNDIIGLAASPATSYEIVSVDATTTAAQVIGNHHADQVDPAYYPQPQSRTFAGVDGREVHAHVYPPRNPRCTAREGELPPYVVWVHGGPTSNVRATLDLELAYFTSRGIGVVNVNYGGSTSYGREYRNRLRHQWGIVDVEDCASVARQLAQEGEADPDRLAIRGGSAGGWTSAASLASPAAAGLYACATIQYPILDLSGWMGDETHDFESQYLHTLIGPYSEVPDRYRDRSPVNHAERITAPFVLLQGLEDAICPPIQSEKLLESIAGKGIPHAYLTYEGEQHGFRRASTIKSAIETEHSLYAQTFGFDGPTGTEVKLQP, encoded by the coding sequence ATGACCACCGAGCTTCCATACGGTTCCTGGCCATCCCCGATCACCGTAGACATGGTCGCCGAGGGCGACGGACGCCCCGGTTTCCTCGGCATGGTGGGCTCCGAGGTCTGGTGGACCGTCCCGCGCCCCAGCGAAGGCGGACGCCGCGCTCTGGTGCGGCGTGACGCGACGGGAGACACTAAGACGGTCGTGCCCGCGCCGTGGAACGTACGCAACCGGGTCCACGAATACGGCGGCCAGCCTTGGGCGGGACACGCCCGTCCCACTGGCGGCCCCCTGCTGGTCTTCACCCACTATGACGACCAGCGCCTCTACGTGTTCGAACCTGATCTGGGAGGGCAACCGCGTCCGCTGACGCCAGATCCGGCCATTGCGGCGGGCCTGCGCTGGTGCGACATGGTCATTCGGCCCGAACTGGGTGAAGTGTGGGCCGTTCTCGAAGAGTTCACCAGCCCCAAACCCACCGACTTGCGGCGCCTCATCGTCGCCATTCCCTTGGACGGTTCGGCCGCCGCCGATCGCTCGGCGATTCGGGAACTGACCGACGATACGGACCGCTTCACCACGGGACCGCGCCTTAATCACGACAGCAGCCGCGCCGCGTGGATCTCCTGGAATCACCCCGACATGCCTTGGGACGCCACCGAGTTGAAGGTGGCAGAAGTGTCAGATAAGGGCGTCTTCGCCAATATCCGCACGGTGGCAGGAGGCGGGGACGAATCCATTTCCCAAGCCCAGTGGGCCCCCGACGGCACGCTCGTCTACGCGAGCGACCGCACCGGTTGGTGGAACCTGTACCGCCTCGATGAGGACACAGGAAAGGCGGTCAACCTCTACGAAGACGAGCGAGAATACGCCGGGCCACTATGGAGCATTGGTATGCGCTGGTTCGAGATTCTCCAGGATGGGCGCATCGCCACCATTCACGGAAAAGGCGAAGGCAAACTCGGTATCTTGGACCCCGCCACGGGCACGATCGAGAACATCGAGGGCCCCTGGACCGAGTGGGCACCCACCCTCGCCGCGCACAGAAACGACATCATCGGCCTCGCCGCCAGCCCGGCCACTAGCTATGAGATCGTCTCCGTCGACGCCACAACCACAGCCGCGCAGGTCATCGGCAACCATCACGCTGATCAGGTCGACCCGGCGTACTATCCGCAGCCACAGTCACGCACCTTCGCCGGGGTCGACGGGCGCGAAGTCCACGCCCACGTCTATCCACCCCGCAACCCGCGCTGTACCGCTCGAGAAGGTGAGCTTCCCCCATACGTAGTGTGGGTCCATGGTGGACCAACAAGCAACGTGCGGGCCACACTCGACCTAGAATTGGCCTACTTCACCTCCCGAGGCATTGGCGTGGTCAACGTCAACTACGGAGGCTCCACCAGCTACGGACGCGAATACCGCAACCGGCTGCGTCACCAATGGGGCATCGTCGATGTCGAAGACTGCGCGTCAGTGGCCCGACAACTGGCCCAAGAAGGAGAGGCCGACCCCGATCGCCTCGCCATTCGCGGCGGCAGCGCCGGCGGCTGGACATCGGCGGCGTCATTGGCATCGCCAGCGGCCGCAGGGCTATACGCCTGCGCGACCATTCAATACCCCATCCTCGACCTCTCGGGCTGGATGGGCGATGAGACCCACGACTTCGAGTCCCAATACCTGCACACCCTGATTGGGCCCTACTCGGAGGTGCCCGACCGCTACCGGGACCGCTCCCCGGTCAACCACGCCGAGCGAATCACAGCACCATTCGTTCTCCTGCAAGGGCTCGAAGACGCGATCTGTCCACCAATCCAAAGCGAAAAGCTCCTCGAAAGCATCGCGGGTAAAGGCATACCCCATGCCTACCTCACCTATGAGGGCGAACAGCATGGCTTCCGGCGAGCCTCCACCATCAAGAGCGCCATCGAGACCGAACACTCGCTGTACGCCCAGACATTCGGCTTCGACGGCCCCACCGGAACCGAGGTGAAACTACAACCATGA